Within the Saccharopolyspora gloriosae genome, the region TGCCGATGGTCGCGGTGCTGAACTCGGCGATCCGCTCGCTGACGGCGGGGGAGGGCGCGGACACGCCGGTTGACGCGACCGATCCGCACGAGGCGGAACCTCCGGCGGGCGAATCCTCCGGCGAGACCGGGTCCGGGAAGGACGCCGATTCGGGCAAGGACGGGAAGGACACCGAGCGGTCCGATTCGGGTTCCGGATCGACCGCGATCGAATAAGCGCCATTTGCGAAACGAGTCCGGGTCGAAAAGGTTCGCCTGTTCGCCCCGGACTCGTACTGTTCCACTGGACGTGAATTCCGTTCATGGAATGTCGGCGCCCGACGATCTCCGACTCAAGCGAACACGACCGCATTGCGCCCGGAGGCTTTCGCCGTCAACAACGCGGCATCCGCCGCCACCAGCAGATCGGGCAATTCGTAGCCGAACCGCTTCGTGGTGGCCGCCCCGATGCTCACCGTCAGACCAACGAGCTCGCGGCGCTCGCCCATGGTGTCGTGGGTCGTCACCGACAGCGCCGCGGTGGACAACCGCATCCGCTCCGCCACGGCATTCGCCACCTCCACGCAGGCGTTCGGGAGCAGCACCACGAACTCCTCGCCGCCGAACCTGCCGACCAGGTCCTCCTTGCGCACGCTGCCGCGCAGCATCTCGGCCACCGCGACCAGCACCGCGTCGCCCGCCAAGTGCCCCACCTCGTCGTTGACGCGTTTGAAGTGGTCCAGGTCCAGCAGCAGCAGAGCCGCGCCGCGCTGTCTGGCGCAGGCCCGCCGCAGCCCGGCGCGGGCGACCCGGTCCCAGTGCAGCGAGTTCGCCAGTCCCGTCTTGCCGTCGCGCTGCGCCGAACGCCGCCAGTGCGGCAGCTGGCCGGCCAGATCCAGCAGCGCCAGCATCGGCGCCGCCAGCACGGCCACGCTCGGTTCGCGCAGTATCGCCATGCCCAGCACCCCGCCGAAGCAGGCGGCGACGACACCCAGCAGCGCATCGATCGGCTCGCCGACCACGTCCTCGCGCGCCGCGTCGGGATCGCGCAGCCACAACCCGATCGCGACCAGCACGGCCCGCACCAGCAGCAACGCGGCACCCGCGAGCAGAATCAGCAGCGGATTCCACGCGGGGTCGTGCCAGCCGAGGATCCCGCGGGCGGCGAACACCGCGAGGGCCGTCGCCGCCGCGCCGAACAACCAGCGGTGCGGATCGGGCCGGGCCTCCAGCACGCCGTGCAGCGCGGGACCGAGCAGCAACAGGACCAGCAGGTTCGGCGGCAGGGTGAGCCCGCCCGCCGCCAGGTAGGCGATGTGCACCGTCCACGGGTCGCGGCGAATACCGCTGCGCAGGTGCAGGGACACGGAGGTGGCGACGATGACGGCGGTCGTGGTGCCGCCGAGCATCGTGAAGCGCAGCCATTCCGCGGGCGTGGGCGGCGAGTTCAACGCCAGTACCGGGAGGACCAGTCCGATGGCGGCGGCTTGGGTGAGCAGCACGTGCAGCAGTGCTGGTGCCCGGAGCCGCCATAGGGGCCACGGCGCCATGATTCCTCACGTCTCTTCCTCGCCCGGACAGGCGAGCATCCAAAGATCCGGCGGCATTCCGGAAACGCGCGAATGGCGGTGTTTCGGTTCGACCAAGTACCGGATCGGTTACTGCTCCTGAGCCTGGCATAACCCGTTCAGGCAAGGAAACCCGGCTCCTGACTCCATTCGGGTAATCCCTGTCGGTGACAACAAACACTGAGCGTGTTGATTGATGATCGGGCCACGGGACTCGATCGATGCGGCAGGATGGTCGATCGGGAAGGAGCAACCGTGGCCATGCCGAAGACCACCCCGCCACCACAACGGCTCCGCGTCGCCGATGGGCGCACGCCGTTGTGGCGCGCGCACAACTTCTTCCGCACCGTCGGACTCATTTACGCGATCGTCTGGTTCGGGATGCAGGTCCCGCACTACGAGCGCCCGGCGCTGGCGACCCTCGAAATCGTGATCATGATCGGGTGGACCGTGTTCACCGTTCGGCGGTTCCGGCACCGAGAGGGCCGCACGAACACCCTCGTGCTCATCGACCAGGTGCTGGTCTCCACGCTGTTCCTCGGCAACCAGCTGATCATGACCCCCGCGCAGTCGGACGGCATGATCCCCTCGGTGACCACCATGTGGCAGCCGTCGATGGTGACGCTCGCGGGCGTGCAGTGGGGCTGGCTGGGCGGCGGCATCTCCGGCGCGGTCTCCGCGCTGATCAACTTCCTGAACCGGGACAGCTTCGAAGCGCTGATGTTCCAGGACGCCGTGCTCCTGATCGGCTCCGGATTGCTGTACGGGCTGGCCGCCGACACCGCCCGTCGCTCCACCGAACGGCTCAGCCAGGCGTTGCGCACCGAAGCGGCGACCGCCGAACGGGAACGGCTCGCCCGCTCCATCCACGACAGCGTGCTGCAGGTGCTGGCGCGGGTGCGCAACCGCGGCGTCGAACTGGGCGGGGAGGCGGCCGAACTCGCCCGGCTCGCCGGGGAGCAGGAGATCGCACTGCGCTCCCTGGTCGCGGCCGGACCGCCCGAGCACGATCCGGGCGGCGAGATCGACCTCGTCGCCCGCCTGCAAGTGCTGCGCACCGGCAAGGTCCAAGTGTCCGTCCCGGCGACCGAGGTCCGGTTACCCGAGCAGAACGGATCGGACGTGCTCTCGATCGTGCGGGAGGCGTTGGAGAACGTCGACCGGCACGCGGGACCGGATGCCCGCGCCTGGGTCTTGCTCGAAGAGCTGCCGGACGAGATCGTGATCAGTGTCCGGGACGATGGACCTGGCATCGCCGAAGGCAGGCTGGACGAGGCGGCGGCGGAAGGACGCATGGGCGTGGCCCAGTCCATCCGCGGCCGGGTCGAGCATCTCGGCGGCACGATCTCCCTGGACACCACGCCGGGAGAAGGAACCGAGTGGGAGGTCCGGTTACCGCGCCCGACCACGCCCCCCGGCCGGGGGGCGAACGGACGGGCGAGAAAGCGGATGTTCACCCGGCGGACGGCGGATCCCGTCCGCCAGGACGCCGCCGACCCGCAGTCCGAGCCACCGCCGGGCTCCGCGACGAACCCGCCAGACCAGCGAGCCGACCCGGCACCGCGCGGAGGAGGAGAAGGATGACCGAACCGCACGTGTCGGTGATGGTGGTCGACGACCATCCGATGTGGCGCGACGGGGTGTCGCGAGATCTCGCCGAGCGCGGCTTCGAGATCCGGGCCACCAGCGGAGACGCGGTGTCCGCGCTGCGCATCGCGCGGACCGTGCGGCCCGACGTGGTGCTGATGGACCTCAACCTCGGCGACACCTCCGGGGTGGACGCCTCCCGGCAGATCACCCAGGAGATCCCGGGTACCCGGGTGCTGGTGCTGTCAGCCAGCGGCGAGCACAGCGACGTGCTGGAGGCGGTGAAAGCAGGCGCCTCCGGCTACCTCGTCAAATCCGCTTCGGTGGACGAACTGGTGGACGCCGTGCGCCGCACCGCCGCCGGGGACGCCGTGTTCACCGCGGGCCTCGCCGGGCTGGTGCTGGGCGAGTACCGGCGGATGGCGGTGTCACCGGGCACGGAAACGCAGGCCCCGCAGCTGACCGACCGGGAGACCGAAGTGCTGCGGCAGGTCGCGAAGGGACTCACCGCACGGCAGATCGCGAACAAGCTGGTCATCTCGCACCGGACCGTGGAGAACCACGTGCAGTCGACGCTGCGCAAGCTCCAGCTGCACAACCGGGTCGAACTGGCCCGCTACGCCATCGAGCACGGTCTGGACGCCGACGGCGAGGCCTCCGAGGACTGACCCGGCGGCCGTCCACAAGATCCGGCCCGATTCACCCGACCCGGCGACCACCACGGTCGCCGGGTCTTGTGCCGTTCGGCCCCTTCCCGCGATTCCCCCTGCGCAGCGGCGGTTTTCACCGCAGGTGACCGAGCAGGTCCGGCCGGTAGCCCACGCGAGTGCCGACCGCACACCGTGACGGTCAGGTGACGGGCCTGTGACGCCGGGTCTGGCGTACTTCGCCGCAGCGGTGACAACGCCGCGGTTCGAAAGTTCGCCAACTCGATGAGGAGTACGACCGTGAACGTTTTCGAGATCTCCGAGCTGGAAGTGTCCGCCGAGCTGCTGCCGAAGCGCGAGGCCCTGGGCGGCTTCAACGTCAACGACTACCTGGCCGTGGTGGCCGCAGAGAACAGCGCCACCTCCGTCGGCATCGGCGGCGACTCCGGGGCCACCGCCGAGCAGGACATCGACCTCAGCCAGGACTGACCTTTCCTGACCGCTGGGTCCGTGGCCCGGACCGTTGGGTGACCTCGGGGTTCCAGCCCCGAGGCACCTTTCCCGCGGCGATGTCGCCGCGACCTTGTCTCGCCATCTCTACTTCGTAGGAGCGCATTGTGAACTTCGAGATCTCCGAGCAGGAAGTGTCCGCCGAGCTGCTGCCTCAGCGCGAAGCACTGGGCGGCCTCAACTTCAACGACTACTTCGCCGTGGTGAGCGCGCACAACACCGCCACCTCGGTCGCCATCGGCGGCGACGCCGGAGCCACCGCCACCCAGAACGTCGACCTCGGACAAGGCTGACCTTTCCTGACCGAGTTCCCGGTCGTGCGCCGTTGAAAACCGGCGGCGCAGGGCTGGACACCACTTAGGAGGACGAATGGACCACCTGGAGCTGGCCGCGCAGCCGGCCGAGCTGCTGCCCGCCCGCGAGGCCCTCGGCGGCCTCGTCAACGTCAACGTCAACGTGCCGGTGAACATCGCCGTCGCGACAGCCGTCGGTGGCGACGCCCTCGCGCTCGCCAACCAGTACGGGTACTGACAGTAAAAGCGGATATCGGACGTGCCGGCCGGCCGGAGACGGAGCTCTTCCGTCCCCGGCCGGTTTTCCTGGAGGGGAACAATGTCAGAAGCCACCCACGTCGGGCAGGCAGCACCCACCGAGCCTGACCTTCCCACCGAGCCCGCCCTGCCCGTCGTGCCCGCGCAAAGCGCCGCACCCGCTCCGCCGGACGCGGCCCGAACCGACGGCAAGACCTCATCGCCGGCCCACACCGCCGCGCCAGGCGACGTCGCGCCGATCGCCGAGGTGGACGAGCTCTCCGTTCCGCAGCTCGCGGACGGCGTCGCGCTGTGCGGCCGCTACGAAGGCGTCGGGTACACCGAGCCGCGCTACCTCATCGCCCGCGCCGACGGGCAGATGATCCTGGTGTCCGAGCTGCTCTACCTGGTCGCCTCGCACATCGACGGCCGCCGGGACCTGCGCCAGGTCGCCGAGCGGGTCACCGCGGCCGGCGGCGCGGAGATCTCCGCGTCCGGAGTGGGCTACCTGGTCAACGACAAGCTGCACCGGCTGGGCGTGGCCGCGCTCGACGAAACGGTGGCCGAGGCGCCGCACGCGGACCCGCTGATCTCGCTGGCGATGCGCGGCGTGCTGCTGCCCGCGGGCGGAGTGCGCAAACTGGCCGCCGTGCTGGCCCCGCTGTTCCAGCCGGTCATCGTGGTCAGCGTGCTGTGCGCGATGGTCGTGGCGGACGTGGCGCTGGTGGCCTCAGGTTCGCTCGATCCGGCGTTCCACGCGTCCGTGGGCGACCCGGCGCACGTCCTGATGCTGCTCGCGCTGATCGTCACGTCCACCTTCTTCCACGAGAGCGGGCACGCCGCCGCGTGCCACTACGGCGGCGCCCGGCCCGGCGCGATCGGCTTCGGCATCCTGCTGATCTTCCCGGCGTTCTACACCAACGTCACCGACGCCTACCGGCTCGACCGGGCCGGGCGGTTGCGCACCGACCTGGGCGGGCTGTACTTCAACGCGATCTACATCCTCGCCGTGGCCGGGCTGTTCTGGGCGACCGGTTTCGCGCCGCTGGCGGTGTTCATCGTGCTCAGCCACGTGCAGATGCTCCAACAGCTGCTGCCGCTGATCCGGCTGGACGGCTACTACATCCTCGGTGACCTGGTGGGAGTGCCGAACCTGTTCGCGCACGTGCGGCCGTTCCTGCGCAAGCTGATGGGCAAGCAGCGGCCGGGAGAGCAGGTCGGCGCCGGGCTGCGCCCCCAGGTCCGGCTGCTGGTCACCTGCTGGGTGGCGGTCGTGGTACCGATGTTGTTCCTCGCGGTGGTGATGCTGTTCCTGCGGATACCCCGGTACTTGGGCACGGCGTTGCAACGCGGGCACGACTACTGGATCTCGGGCCTCGACGCGTTCGGGCAGGGCAGCGTCCTGGCCGGATTGCTGGCGGTCCTGTCGTTGTTCGTGCTGCTGCTGCCGTGGATGGGCGGTATCGCGTTCACCATCCGCGCCGGGCGCCAGCTCGGCCGCTGGTACCGCCGCAAGCACCCCCGCCACATACCGCGCCACCGCGCTCCGGTCACCCGCAACCGCTTCGGCCTCCGCACGTCATGACCTGCGGATCTGTCACCTTGCGTAGTCGTGTAACGGCACACCGACACGGCTGCGACGCCACCGGTGACGGGTCGCGCCTCAGGTGCGGCCGGTCCTTGCCGGACGAAGGGGGAACCATGAGCGAGGGACCTGCGCGCCCGATCCCGCTCCAGCGGCCGCACGCCGCGGAGCGGCTGCAGCTGACACTGCTCGGTGGGTGGTCGCTGCACTGTGACGGCGCCGGGGTGCCCGTCTCCAGCAACGGTCAGCGGCTGCTCGCACTGCTGGCGCTGCGCGGTCGGACGCAGCGGGACCTCGTCGCCGGAACGCTGTGGCCGGGCAACGACGACCAGAGTGCGCTGGCGAACCTCCGGACCACGCTGTGGCGGGTGCGCAGGCGGGTGCCGGGGGCGATCGCCGGCAACGGACCCGAGATCGAGCTGGGGGACCAGGTCTCAGTGGACGTGCACGAACTGACCTCCACGGGGGAACGGCTGCTGCGGGACGACCCGGGGGAGCCGATCGCGGACTGGGCCGCGATCGGCCACACCCTGGCCAAGCAGGATCCGCTGCTGCCCGGCTGGTACGAGGACTGGGTGCTGACCGAGCGGGAGCGGTTGCAGCAACTCCAGGTGCACGCGCTGGAGATCGCCGCGGAACGGCTGGTGCAGTCCAGCCAGCTCGCGACGGCGCTCGAAGTGGCACAAGCGGCGACCGTCGTCGAACCGTTCCGCGAGACCGCGCACTGCGCGGTGGTGGAAGTGCTGATCAAGCAGTCGAACCCTGCGCAGGCCCTGCGCCACTACCGGCGCTACGCGCAACTGCTGGACCGGGAACTGGGCATCGAACCCTCCCGGCGCCTGCGGGAGCTCGTACGGCCGATGCTCGGCGATCACGTCCGAGCCTGACGCGGATACCTGCGGTATCCGCGGGCGACGGGCTCCGCTGGGGATGGAGCTCGCCGTCCACCACGCCGGGGCGAGGTGCTGGTGTACTTCGCCCCGGCGGAGGTCTTTCGGGGTCGTTTGGCTTTGGGGGTCGGGTAGCGGAACCTCAGTTGGTCTCTCGCTGCGGGATCTTTTTCCCAAGTGGCTCCGCCACGAGGGAAAAAGCTGTCCTCGCGAGAGACCAACTGAGAACCCGCCGGTGAGCGGCTTTTCGACGTGGGCTATGCGCTGACGCGCATACAGGCACGGCCTTCGGCCGCCAGGCAAGCGGGGCTTCGCCCGCCCTTCGCGGACTTCGCCGCCAACTGCACGGCTTCGCCGCAAGGCACGGCCTTCGGCCGCGAGGCAAGCGGGGCTTCGCCCGCCCTTTGCGGGCTTCGCCGCCGAAAGCACGGCTTCGCCGTAAAGCAGGCTTGCTTCGCTTCGCCTTGGCGGGCTTCGCCGCCGACTGAACGGCTTCGCCGCAAAGCACGGCCTACGGCCGCCAGGCAAGCGGGGCTTCGCCCGCCCTTTGCGGGCTTCGCCGCCGAAAGCACGGCTTCGCCGTAAAGCAGGCTTGCTTCGCTTCGCCTTGGCGGGCTTCGCCGCCGACTGAACGGCTTCGCCGCAAGACACGGCCTACGGCCGCCAGGCAAGCGGGGCTTCGCCCGCCCTTTGCGGGCTTCGCCGCCGAAAGCACGGCTTCGCCGTAAAGCAGGCTTGCTTCGCTTGGCGGGCTTCGCTGCCGACTGAACGGCTTTGCCGCTCGGACTTGGTTCGGCGTTTTGAGGTCCGGGGTTCGGCGGGACGGTGAGTCGTCCCGCCGAGCGGGGCGGGCCTTACTGCAGGGTGGCGAAGGCGGATTCTCGGGCTCTGGCTGCGTTGGGGGCGTTCTTGGCCTCTTCGGCGGCCTTCTGGAAGGCGACCAGGGTGTGTTCTGCCAAGGCTGAGCCGACTGCGGGGACCGCGGCGGCGGCCATGGACAGGCTGCTCACGCCCAGTCCGGCGAGCACTCCCGCCAGCAGCGGGTCGGACGCCGCCTCGCCGCACACCCCGACCGGCTTGCCGAGGCGGTGCCCGGCCTGGCCGATCAGCGCCACGAGCCGCAGCAGCGCGGGCTGCCACGGGTCGTTGAGCCCGGCCAGCGCGCCCGACATGCGGTCGGCGGCGAACACGTACTGCGCGAGGTCGTTGGTGCCGACGCTGACGAAGTCGACGGCGTCGAGCAGCTCGTCGGCGGTGAGCGCGGCGGCCGGAACCTCGATCATCGCGCCTGCCCGCCCGAGCCCGGCGGCACGCACCCGATCGGCGAACCACGCGGCCTCGTCGGCGGTGGCGACCATCGGGGCCATCACCGAGACCTTCGCGCCGGAATCCTGCTCGGCACCGGCGATCGCCTCCAGCTGCCGGTCCAGCACACCGGGGCGTTCGAAGCACACCCGCAGACCGCGCACGCCGAGCGCCGGGTTCGGTTCGGTGCCCATGTCCAAGAAGGACAACGGCTTGTCGGCACCGGCATCGAGGGTGCGCACGACGACGGGGCGACCCGCGAACGGGGCGAGCACCTCGGTGTAGGCGGCGCGCTGGGTGCGCACGTCCGGTTCGCCGTCGGCGCCCAAGTAGCAGAACTCGGTGCGGAACAGGCCGACGCCTTGCGCCCCGGCGTCCACGGCCAGCCGCGCGTCCGCGGCGGAGCCGACGTTGGCGACCACGGACACGGCGTGCCCGTCGGAGGTGCCGCCGGTGCCGTTCCAGTCGGCTCGCGCATCGCGTTCCGCCGCCTGCGTGCGCACGGGTTCACCGGAGGTTTCGACGCTGCCGGTGTCGCCGTCGACGAGGACGCCGACGACGGGTGCGGCGGCGAGGATGCCGCGGGCGGCGACGACGGCGGGGATGCCGAGCGAGCGCGCCAGGATCGCGGTGTGACTGGTGGGGCCGCCTTCTTCGGTGACCAGCGCGAGCACCAGCCTCGGGTCCAGGTCGGCGGTGTCGGCGGGCGCGAGGTCGCGGGCGAGCAGCACGCTCGGCCGGTCCAGGTCGGGAACGCCGGGCGGAGTGGCGCCGAGCAGTTCGGCGATCACGCGGTCCCGGACGTCGTGGATGTCCCGGACGCGTTCGGCGAGGTAGCCGCCCGCGTTGCGCAGCGCGTCGGCGAAACCGTTCGCGGCCTCGTGCACCGCGCGCGGCGCGGGGAGCGCGTTGTTCGTGACGAGTTGCTCGGCTTGGGACAGCAGCGCCGGATCGAGCGCCATGGCGGCGGTCGTCTCCAGCACTGCCTTGGCCTCACCACCGACCGAGCCCGCCCGTTCGAACAGGCGGTTCGCGACGGCTTCGGCGGCCGGGCGGATGCGACGCGCCTCAGCTGCGGCGTCGGCGGGCGCGGGGGCGGCGGCCGGTTCGGGTAGGGCCTCGGCGACCCTGGCGACCGGGCCGGATGCTCGGCCGGAACTCACTCCGACACCAGTGAACAGCGACATGGTCTAGACCATACCCTTCTCTTGCGGCCTCTCCTCGATCGTAGGCACCGCTCATCCGATCGGCCTGGAAACGCACCTCCTGAACGGGCACGCCAGGTGAATTCGCGGCCCGGTACGTACCCGTACGGAGCAGCGATTCCACTAACCGATGAGTAACCGAT harbors:
- a CDS encoding BTAD domain-containing putative transcriptional regulator, with protein sequence MSEGPARPIPLQRPHAAERLQLTLLGGWSLHCDGAGVPVSSNGQRLLALLALRGRTQRDLVAGTLWPGNDDQSALANLRTTLWRVRRRVPGAIAGNGPEIELGDQVSVDVHELTSTGERLLRDDPGEPIADWAAIGHTLAKQDPLLPGWYEDWVLTERERLQQLQVHALEIAAERLVQSSQLATALEVAQAATVVEPFRETAHCAVVEVLIKQSNPAQALRHYRRYAQLLDRELGIEPSRRLRELVRPMLGDHVRA
- a CDS encoding diguanylate cyclase; its protein translation is MAPWPLWRLRAPALLHVLLTQAAAIGLVLPVLALNSPPTPAEWLRFTMLGGTTTAVIVATSVSLHLRSGIRRDPWTVHIAYLAAGGLTLPPNLLVLLLLGPALHGVLEARPDPHRWLFGAAATALAVFAARGILGWHDPAWNPLLILLAGAALLLVRAVLVAIGLWLRDPDAAREDVVGEPIDALLGVVAACFGGVLGMAILREPSVAVLAAPMLALLDLAGQLPHWRRSAQRDGKTGLANSLHWDRVARAGLRRACARQRGAALLLLDLDHFKRVNDEVGHLAGDAVLVAVAEMLRGSVRKEDLVGRFGGEEFVVLLPNACVEVANAVAERMRLSTAALSVTTHDTMGERRELVGLTVSIGAATTKRFGYELPDLLVAADAALLTAKASGRNAVVFA
- the ptsP gene encoding phosphoenolpyruvate--protein phosphotransferase — protein: MSLFTGVGVSSGRASGPVARVAEALPEPAAAPAPADAAAEARRIRPAAEAVANRLFERAGSVGGEAKAVLETTAAMALDPALLSQAEQLVTNNALPAPRAVHEAANGFADALRNAGGYLAERVRDIHDVRDRVIAELLGATPPGVPDLDRPSVLLARDLAPADTADLDPRLVLALVTEEGGPTSHTAILARSLGIPAVVAARGILAAAPVVGVLVDGDTGSVETSGEPVRTQAAERDARADWNGTGGTSDGHAVSVVANVGSAADARLAVDAGAQGVGLFRTEFCYLGADGEPDVRTQRAAYTEVLAPFAGRPVVVRTLDAGADKPLSFLDMGTEPNPALGVRGLRVCFERPGVLDRQLEAIAGAEQDSGAKVSVMAPMVATADEAAWFADRVRAAGLGRAGAMIEVPAAALTADELLDAVDFVSVGTNDLAQYVFAADRMSGALAGLNDPWQPALLRLVALIGQAGHRLGKPVGVCGEAASDPLLAGVLAGLGVSSLSMAAAAVPAVGSALAEHTLVAFQKAAEEAKNAPNAARARESAFATLQ
- the macS gene encoding MacS family sensor histidine kinase, coding for MPKTTPPPQRLRVADGRTPLWRAHNFFRTVGLIYAIVWFGMQVPHYERPALATLEIVIMIGWTVFTVRRFRHREGRTNTLVLIDQVLVSTLFLGNQLIMTPAQSDGMIPSVTTMWQPSMVTLAGVQWGWLGGGISGAVSALINFLNRDSFEALMFQDAVLLIGSGLLYGLAADTARRSTERLSQALRTEAATAERERLARSIHDSVLQVLARVRNRGVELGGEAAELARLAGEQEIALRSLVAAGPPEHDPGGEIDLVARLQVLRTGKVQVSVPATEVRLPEQNGSDVLSIVREALENVDRHAGPDARAWVLLEELPDEIVISVRDDGPGIAEGRLDEAAAEGRMGVAQSIRGRVEHLGGTISLDTTPGEGTEWEVRLPRPTTPPGRGANGRARKRMFTRRTADPVRQDAADPQSEPPPGSATNPPDQRADPAPRGGGEG
- a CDS encoding response regulator transcription factor: MTEPHVSVMVVDDHPMWRDGVSRDLAERGFEIRATSGDAVSALRIARTVRPDVVLMDLNLGDTSGVDASRQITQEIPGTRVLVLSASGEHSDVLEAVKAGASGYLVKSASVDELVDAVRRTAAGDAVFTAGLAGLVLGEYRRMAVSPGTETQAPQLTDRETEVLRQVAKGLTARQIANKLVISHRTVENHVQSTLRKLQLHNRVELARYAIEHGLDADGEASED